From a single Capsicum annuum cultivar UCD-10X-F1 chromosome 12, UCD10Xv1.1, whole genome shotgun sequence genomic region:
- the LOC107850495 gene encoding UDP-glycosyltransferase 74E2, producing MEEIPNKSHVLVLPFPVQGHINPMIQFSKRLASKGSIKVTLITIDSISKSMPMLEYGSIKIHSIPSNDSPPESYDHFLEWFRSLVCKTLTTIVETLSDTDHEYPVKVIVFDSITTWAIDLAHELGLKGAAFFTQSCALSVIYYHMDPERTEVCYDGCGNVCLPSLPLLEKQDLPSFVSQSYLYPSLSKLVFSRNVNFKKADWLLFNSFDVLEKEVIDWLRTQCRIKTIGPIIPSMYLDTRLKDDKEYGLSLFKPNSETCMKWLDLREIGSVVYVSFGSLASLGEQQMEELAFGLLMTDCYFLWVVRATEENKLPKEFMSKAKEKCLIVNWCPQLDVLAHRAVGCFFTHCGWNSTLEALSLGVPMVAMPQWSDQPTNAKFICDVWQTGVRVKAGENGVITREEVARSIRQVMEEEKGVTLKENASKWKQLAKEAVDDGGSSDKNIEEFLKFVMH from the exons atggaagaaatacccaacaaatctcatgttttagttcTTCCGTTTCCAGTACAAGGTCACATAAATCCAATGATACAATTTTCCAAAAGATTAGCATCAAAAGGATCAATTAAGGTAACATTAATTACCATAGACTCTATCAGCAAATCCATGCCAATGTTGGAATATGGTTCAATCAAGATTCATTCCATTCCATCTAATGACTCTCCTCctgaaagttatgatcattttcttgAATGGTTTCGTTCATTGGTTTGCAAAACATTGACAACAATTGTTGAGACattatctgatactgatcatgagTATCCTGTGAAAGTTATTGTATTCGATTCGATTACAACATGGGCTattgatcttgcacatgagttagGACTTAAAGGGGCAGCTTTTTTTACCCAATCTTGTGCACTTAGTGTGATATATTATCATATGGATCCTGAAAGAACTGAAGTTTGTTATGATGGATGTGGGAATGTGTGTTTGCCTTCACTTCCTTTGTTGGAAAAACAAGATTTGCCTTCGTTTGTGAGTCAGAGTTATTTGTATCCATCTCTTAGTAAACTTGTGTTCAGTAGGAATGTTAATTTCAAGAAAGCAGATTGGCTTTTGTTCAACTCATTTGATGTGTTGGAGAAGGAG GTGATCGACTGGCTAAGGACCCAATGTCGAATCAAAACCATCGGACCAATTATTCCGTCAATGTATCTTGACACGCGACTAAAAGATGACAAAGAATACGGTTTGAGTCTCTTCAAACCTAACAGTGAAACTTGTATGAAGTGGCTAGATTTGAGGGAAATTGGCTCTGTTGTTTATGTATCATTCGGAAGTTTAGCCAGTCTTGGCGAACAACAAATGGAGGAACTAGCTTTCGGATTGCTAATGACCGATTGCTATTTCTTGTGGGTTGTTAGAGCTACTGAAGAGAACAAACTCCCAAAGGAATTTATGTCCAAGGCAAAAGAGAAATGCCTAATTGTGAATTGGTGCCCGCAGCTTGACGTCTTGGCTCATCGAGCAGTTGGTTGTTTCTTTACTCATTGTGGATGGAATTCGACCCTTGAAGCATTGAGTTTGGGAGTGCCAATGGTAGCCATGCCCCAGTGGTCAGATCAACCAACTAATGCGAAATTTATTTGTGATGTGTGGCAAACAGGAGTTCGTGTTAAGGCCGGAGAAAATGGTGTAATTACAAGAGAAGAAGTAGCACGTTCCATAAGGCAAGTGATGGAGGAAGAGAAAGGTGTAACGCTTAAAGAGAATGCAAGTAAATGGAAACAATTAGCTAAGGAAGCAGTAGATGACGGAGGGAGTTCTGATAAGAATATTGAAGAATTTCTCAAATTTGTAATGCACTAG
- the LOC107850496 gene encoding UDP glycosyltransferase 9 — protein MEEITNQKTHVLVFPSPAQGHINPIVQFAKILASKGNKVTILTIDLVCKTMLLDCGPLINIECIQHEYKPFTSMDDFLEWFQCFMLEKFTSIIHKFANTEYPVKVLVIDSLITWIIDLAHELGLKVAAFHTQPVALSAIYYHIDHEDPSKIPFDGGSVVELPSIPLLENEDLPTFITESDAYPTIKRLVFGQNFNFKKADWLLFNSFDVLEKEVINWLRTQYKIKTIGPLVLSTYLDKVNGSSLIKPNYETCKNWLDSKEVGSVVYVSFGSLASLDEQQMEELASGLMMSDCYFLWVVRATEDNKLSEEFMSKAKEKALIVNWCPQLDVLDHPAVGCFFTHCGWNSTLEALSLGVPMICMPQWADQPPNSKYISDVWQVGIRVKAGRDGRITKEEVSSCIKEVMKGKKGVILKENAIKWKKLAREAVDEGGSSNKNIKEFIQDCNALN, from the exons ATGGAAGAAATCACCAACCAAAAAACTCATGTTCTAGTTTTCCCTTCTCCTGCCCAAGGCCACATAAATCCAATAGTCCAATTTGCCAAGATTTTGGCATCAAAAGGCAATAAGGTGACAATTCTCACTATTGATTTAGTTTGCAAGACCATGTTATTGGATTGTGGTCCATTAATCAACATTGAGTGCATTCAACATGAGTACAAACCATTTACCTCTATGGATGACTTTCTTGAGTGGTTCCAAtgttttatgttggaaaaattcACTTCAATTATTCACAAATTTGCAAATACTGAGTACCCTGTGAAGGTTCTTGTCATTGATTCACTAATCACTTGGATTATTGACTTGGCACATGAATTAGGCCTAAAAGTGGCTGCATTTCACACACAACCTGTTGCACTATCAGCCATATATTATCATATTGATCATGAAGATCCTAGTAAAATTCCATTTGATGGTGGTTCTGTTGTGGAATTGCCTTCAATTCCCTTGTTGGAAAATGAAGATTTGCCTACCTTCATCACTGAGAGTGATGCATATCCAACTATCAAGAGGCTTGTGTTTGGCCAgaacttcaatttcaagaaagCAGATTGGCTTTTGTTCAACTCATTTGATGTGTTGGAAAAGGAG GTGATCAACTGGTTAAGGACCCAATATAAAATCAAAACCATAGGGCCACTTGTTCTGTCAACATATCTTGACAAAGTAAATGGTTCAAGTCTCATCAAGCCTAATTATGAGACTTGCAAAAATTGGCTAGACTCAAAAGAAGTTGGCTCTGTTGTTTATGTATCATTTGGAAGTTTAGCCAGTCTCGACGAACAACAAATGGAGGAACTAGCCTCGGGATTGATGATGAGCGATTGCTACTTCTTGTGGGTCGTCAGAGCTACCGAAGATAACAAACTCTCCGAAGAATTCATGTCCAAGGCAAAAGAAAAAGCACTAATAGTGAATTGGTGTCCTCAGCTTGATGTGTTGGATCATCCAGCCGTTGGATGTTTCTTTACTCACTGTGGATGGAATTCGACTCTCGAGGCATTGAGTCTAGGAGTGCCAATGATATGTATGCCCCAATGGGCGGACCAACCACCGAATTCAAAGTATATCAGTGATGTATGGCAAGTAGGCATTCGCGTTAAGGCGGGAAGAGATGGTAGAATTACAAAAGAAGAAGTTTCAAGTTGCATTAAGGAAGTTATGAAGGGAAAGAAAGGAGTAATTCTCAAGGAGAATgcaattaaatggaaaaaattggCAAGGGAAGCAGTAGATGAAGGAGGGAGTTCTAACAAGAACATTAAGGAATTTATTCAAGATTGCAATGCACTAAACTGA
- the LOC107850130 gene encoding probable acetyltransferase NATA1-like: MALISPVSSPNGKIFNQKLYARIRVATESDVPHIYKLMQQLFVYHNIIHLLKSTQSSIASGLFKPKFTNISPVTTLLVEVSANPFPSCPTGNVKEVELNLPLVDKESEQFRVIKDDHDDVFIAGFVMFYPCFSSFFEKPVFHMENFFLRECYKRKGFGKWLFSTMASEAARMGLSSVNWDASDWDESALEFYKQMGATISGGLRNLSLAGNALEAFDDDSN; encoded by the exons ATGGCTTTAATATCTCCTGTTTCATCACCTAATGGAAAAATCTTTAACCAAAAACTTTATGCCAGAATTAGAGTAGCCACTGAATCAGATGTACCACACATATACAAACTCATGCAACAATTATTTGTCTATCACAACATCATTCATCTCTTAAAATCAACTCAATCCTCCATTGCCTCTGGGCTATTTAAACCCAAATTCACCAATATTAGTCCTGTGACAACACTTCTAGTCGAAGTATCTGCTAATCCTTTTCCATCTTGTCCCACTGGTAAT GTGAAGGAAGTTGAACTTAACTTGCCCCTCGTAGATAAGGAGTCAGAGCAGTTCAGAGTTATCAAAGATGATCATGACGATGTATTTATAGCTGGATTTGTCATGTTTTACCCATGTTTTTCGAGTTTCTTTGAGAAACCAGTCTTCCATATGGAGAACTTTTTTCTAAGAGAGTGTTATAAGAGGAAAGGGTTTGGAAAATGGTTGTTTTCTACCATGGCATCTGAGGCTGCAAGAATGGGGTTATCTTCCGTTAATTGGGATGCTTCAGATTGGGATGAAAGTGCACTTGAGTTTTACAAACAAATGGGTGCTACCATTTCTGGTGGTCTTAGGAATTTGAGTTTGGCTGGTAACGCTCTTGAAGCATTTGATGATGATAGTAACTGA
- the LOC107851413 gene encoding pleiotropic drug resistance protein 2 isoform X1: MHMLDLGHYLHSGMQLSTLYLSSMLFNFATRSEDVTTSWASRRWKTTLLKALAAVPDKDLRVAGKISYCGHELSEFIPQRTCAYISQHDLHHGEMTVRETLDFAGRSVGVRTRYELLAELSRREKELGIKPDPEIDVLMKATAVAGQESSLVTGYVLKIFGLDTCADIMIGDQMRRVRIKWRPS, encoded by the exons ATGCATATGTTGGATCTGGGGCACTACCTACACAGTGGAATGCAACTATCAACTTTGTACTTAAGTTCTATGTTGTTTAATTTCGCTACGCGAAGTGAG GATGTCACTACTTCTTGGGCCTCCAGGAGGTGGAAAACTACATTGCTAAAGGCGCTTGCTGCAGTGCCTGACAAAGATCTAAGA GTTGCTGGAAAAATCAGTTATTGTGGTCATGAACTGTCAGAGTTTATTCCTCAACGGACATGTGCTTATATTAGTCAGCATGATCTTCATCATGGAGAGATGACAGTCAGAGAGACGTTGGATTTTGCTGGACGTAGTGTAGGAGTTCGAACGAGATATGAGCTCCTCGCAGAACTGTCAAGGCGCGAAAAGGAATTGGGAATCAAACCAGATCCCGAGATAGATGTACTTATGAAAGCTACCGCAGTTGCAGGCCAAGAATCAAGTCTAGTCACCGGCTATGTTCTTAAG ATTTTTGGGCTGGATACCTGTGCGGATATAATGATAGGTGATCAGATGAGAAGAG TTAGGATAAAATGGAGGCCGTCATAG
- the LOC107851413 gene encoding pleiotropic drug resistance protein 2 isoform X2 produces the protein MHMLDLGHYLHSGMQLSTLYLSSMLFNFATRSEDVTTSWASRRWKTTLLKALAAVPDKDLRVAGKISYCGHELSEFIPQRTCAYISQHDLHHGEMTVRETLDFAGRSVGVRTRYELLAELSRREKELGIKPDPEIDVLMKATAVAGQESSLVTGYVLKIFGLDTCADIMIGDQMRRG, from the exons ATGCATATGTTGGATCTGGGGCACTACCTACACAGTGGAATGCAACTATCAACTTTGTACTTAAGTTCTATGTTGTTTAATTTCGCTACGCGAAGTGAG GATGTCACTACTTCTTGGGCCTCCAGGAGGTGGAAAACTACATTGCTAAAGGCGCTTGCTGCAGTGCCTGACAAAGATCTAAGA GTTGCTGGAAAAATCAGTTATTGTGGTCATGAACTGTCAGAGTTTATTCCTCAACGGACATGTGCTTATATTAGTCAGCATGATCTTCATCATGGAGAGATGACAGTCAGAGAGACGTTGGATTTTGCTGGACGTAGTGTAGGAGTTCGAACGAGATATGAGCTCCTCGCAGAACTGTCAAGGCGCGAAAAGGAATTGGGAATCAAACCAGATCCCGAGATAGATGTACTTATGAAAGCTACCGCAGTTGCAGGCCAAGAATCAAGTCTAGTCACCGGCTATGTTCTTAAG ATTTTTGGGCTGGATACCTGTGCGGATATAATGATAGGTGATCAGATGAGAAGAG GATAA